The sequence ggcctcatacgcctgtcactggcgaacaaagctcgtgtacacTGCATCGAAGCATAGAACCACTTTTAGGgggcaatcgttaatgcgaacatttttacaCAGGCAATTTCTGTCTgtgatttttatattcggttagttactgcaaataaatttttataatcaagcaggtatctcaagcataccacatcgttatattgctgcatgattgagtgttaaatttttataaaatatcgaaaacaaaagtatgcataaaaattgccttgccataacaaaaaggtagCGCTGGATATATTGTATAACCcgctacttcgacatagaacattatttttaaccaaccactgccgaacaaattacgccaaatttgggcctctcaaccgaatgatggccgtttacaatcaacactgcgaaactattgacttaacaatgtctcggcataacattagacagtattttcaaagaacaaacattacaaattcagcaatataaattcaaaatcaaaattatgcatcactttactaaaaaaaactattatttaattatactatagcattacaaaaacaaacatgtatatcaagacaaaattttcaaaacgacttatctgcttttgtaaacaaagattcaaacgacgatttgacgaatctgattgcactcccacgcaaactaacaccatcaataggtaggtgaagcacagagaacagacatggatcctcgaacaaaatttcggtaaaaacgtgtgtaaagatttaaatcgcacctcagcgccgccaacgcaggctgcccgacataaaaactcattttcactaagtgatggcgttggcatacactacataaacaatgtagtgctgccacctaggagcgagcctaggagcgattcggaatgaacactagcgctaaaaagtaaaacacggcaaattttaaccatattcatcagcacactagcaccgcgcaacgggggcataacgacatacttcaaaatgaccagtacaaacttttacacaagcacgcgaatgaagatgaacgtctgttctctgtggtaaaatgtacctgaaaattcaggtggaaacaacgttcagattatttggagtgtactAGCATtggtattgcctgattttctcaaaattgcacgcggcgtacccttcgggaaaggtaccgccgcgctttccgcaccccgtttacttgattcttatgggtgaatagcattgcggtgtatcgtttggcgcggccgtacctttcgacagtcattcgccgcgtgaagttttgtgcaagtacccatttgggaacattacaaacgccgcgcagtgtatcatcacagacaaacagacgtaacagtttgaacatttttcggaaaaatccatcgcccaactcctctaccaccatcttgcgagcatgttgcacgaaacaatgtttcgtatgccattgtcaccagaaggcgctggagtgaaatgtcaaactcgaaggattacgaagctagcgcctctagttgtgaaacgcgcaatcgatcaaattcaaattggtcgttgaagtcatggtcgatggaaatgtctctagtgttacgtctgtttgtctgtggtatcatatccagaaaatctgacaatactaatctacgttggttgacgaaataaaataaataagtttacattttagaaccaaatccagatgtcgcacatgtcggggtagggattcagtgctccgccttctccccctgaaaATGACAGATGACTCAGATGACAATGTTTCAGCTGGCATGTAAAACCTCATCGAAAGTAAATAACACTTTTCAAAGTAATGCTCTGGTAGAGCTTCGATTAAATTAGTGCTTTCTTATTTTGAATATATATATCTTATTCTGCGGCTGTTTtacaaaaatgaatttgaaatttgatctTCGAGGAAAACTAGAACAAACCATTCAGGTATGTGTTTTTTATTGACATGCTTCACTCATCAAGAGATAATCGTGGAAGCGCTGGATATATTGTATAACCCGttctattattttttgaattcgAATTGAGTTGTATACATATTTTTACTATTTCCTATTATATATACAATGCGAAATATATTTGCATGTGATCAATAAATAGGTAGCACAGTGTTACACAggtttagaaatttcaatttattgtaATACTCTATGTTCGCACTagggaaaagatattttagttaccagataaagattgtcgctgtcgtcgttgtccggaacatcttttgctggcgaaaaagatattttagttactagataaagattgtcgctgtctgAAACATCTAAAACTAActaaactaaaatatcttttgctggcgaggataggggagctaaatgtcaaagaaggaaaatccatacgatttgatatcttggtacccaacatgttccggacagcagaacaaagggaaccgaagcgacaatctttatctagtaactaaaatattttttcactagggccttaacatgttattcaggacGTAGTGCGAACCTTATACGCAGCAAGTTTATTTTTGCCGTTCTCGTACATTAAGTGTACGTTAAAGGCTATAGGACCACTTTAACACCAAACTcatgatagaaggcccggagatccatagtattatataaaCGACTTATACTAATAACAAactggtggtattcgtaccagtTGTTGTAACACTAATGTGTCATCCTGTTACCATGCTGGAACAACGTGGAATACCTTGTTAAAAtctatattatatatatttgaTTTGAATGTGTCACGAAAaaccaggagggtgaaacgcctgtcacccgcggtacaatggcactctatccaacatcgtttttggtacccagtttcttggtagtatacccgaattcagcgctcattttgggtgattggttcgtacgcagttagtgctaattatcggcaattaacttctcctggcgaaaacttgcaattagttCAGTTATATCGATCCTTTTGTGTTTGTGTGGCTTCTTTACATATATGTCGAAAAATAGTTCGTCGAaacttccgaagttttgttatcatgcattaaacgaaattgaaacaaaaacattgtacgccagtggcgtagccacgggggtggttttgaacaaaaaaaaaccagagacaaaatttttagaagaatttttttttttttcgaataaaaaatgttcagaaaaccccctcagaccaattttctggctactcCACTgttgtacgccatattgaatgaatggtagttatactaatgacacactggtggtattcgtacaatagtacaagttgtaccacaggtgtgtcaccttgtaccatgctggtatatttcacaaaaaatattttagaattagttacaagataaagattgtcgcttcggttccctttgttctgctgtccgaaacatgtgttgtaccgaactgtcaaagtcaaatcgtatgtatttttccttcattgatatttagcaccctatcctcgccagcaaaagatgttccggacagcgacaatctctATCttgtaacaaaaatatttttttatttcacacatgcaagaatattgtaAGCCTTGTGCACACtatagcgccgcctatttgtaaaattccttattatttttttccattcttGCCATACGAACTTTGGTGATGAgttcatctttacaaatttcaaatttgtgcggtAAGAATTTTTACAAtgtggaaaattccatatatcgaattatcttgagtagtctataataattattttatatatACCACCATCtagcggccaagttctaaactaacCAGTGTCTCATGTCagagcacacgccttcctgcataacctttttgaaaagatgcAGTTCAAATTGGGTGTGATTTTTAGATATATGTCTAATAAGCATTGTAAATCACTGTATCAAGTTGCGTTTCTTATATTACtgtttaccgcacgagaaataGAACCcagctaggtggattgatcagttcattcttatttttcagtTATTGCAACAAGCTTATTCTACCTACAAACCTGAAGAAATATTTCTTTCTTTTAATGGTGGAAAAGATTGTACAGTTTTGTTGGACATCACCATAAGACTGTTAGGAGACATCATATCATGTAAGGATATACAATGCGTTTATATGCAACCAATGGAACCATTCGAAGAAGTGGAAGATTTCATCGGTTACTGTAAGAAACACTATGGCATAGAAATCCGAACCATGAAGGGGGGCATCAAAACTATACTGCAACAAATATGCGACAAGAACCCTAACATCAAAGCGTGTCTCATGGGATCTCGACGAACCGATCCGTACTGCGAGAACCTTCAGCTTATGCAGGTTGGCAAAACCATGTCGAAAAAATTACCTAGCATTCATTAATATTGATCGGCTAATCACACTAGGAAACAGATCCTGGATGGCCCAAGCTGATGCGAATAAGTCCATTGTTGGATTGGAACTGTACGGATATATGGGAATACATCCAGTCGAACAAAGTTCATTACTGCAGCCTGTATGATCGAGGGTATGTAATtatattacagtcaaacctccatgagtcgatattgaagggaccatcgactcatggaaatatcgagatgtggaatagaaaatcctcgggaagctgtttgaagggactatcacagtagcccagaaaatattttttaatatggcataatttgcttccatgagtcgatatcgagtcatagaacatcgactcatggaggtttaactgtaaTTAAAATTTCAACTAATGATAACATTTTTGGCGATTTGCTTGTTTTTTCAGGTATACATCAATTGGCGATAAGACCAACactattccaaatccaaatctgaaGCGCATAGGAAAGGCTGGTGAACTGTACTATTTACCAGCCTACCATTTAAGCGATGCGGATAAGTTTGAACGAGCGGGAAGGCTGTAGCAACAAGCATGAGTGAGGAAAACGCTACATGTTGAGAGTGTCTGCGATACTGTGGCTTACTTTTTATGGGTGCTAATTTGAAATTGTATACTAGATCAATTTTGCATTGAATAATACTAAACAttaaataatcgaaaaaaaaaaatttcctacCTTTTAAGAAGCTTCGGAAGTGTATGTCTCTAAACTCCATAGGGACTAAATTGCAAAGTTCCCCCATAGTacttttttatacaaaatattgTATTTAGCTAATGCCGCAACCAGACTGAAATCCTCATTCCATCCAGGCCGCAATGAAATTCCGTCCTCATTAGAAACACATCGTTTCCCTGCTTTCTCCACTTCGATGCATTTTCCAGCTTTCTGTGTCAACCGGTTTGTTCCCGTCATGCTGGAAAAAGGCGCAAATGTTTCCAGTCTACAAAAAAGGCAGCAAACGTGACGTCAATAACTACCTGGGCGTTTCTTCATTGAGCgctgtttcaaaattatttgagtTGGTTGTCATGGATCCAATGCTATTCCATTGTAAGCAGTACCTGAGCAAAAAACGGACGTTATTTATACCGATCTATCTGCTGCTTTCGATAAGGTGAACCATGAGATTGCAATCGCTAAGCTCGAGAGAATTGGAATCAAGGGCGATCTTCTTAGCTGGTTCCGTTCCTATCTTACGGATCGGAAACTAACGGTTACTTTAGAAGACTGTTACTATCCATATTGAGTAAGCTGGATGTTTCCAAGGGTCCGGGAAGTTACAGTCTTTCACCATTGATTTTGAGAGAATGTGCCGAATCTCTGCAAATGCCGTTGACGttgattttcaataaatcgCTCCGTCATCACACTTTCCCGAACCTGTGGAAGACCGCCTCCATCTGTCCGATTTTCAAAAACGGGTCAAACCACGCTGTTGAGAACTACCGCGGAGTTTCCATACTATGCAGCCTGGCTAAAGTGTTTGAAGAAATTGTTCACAAGGTTCTCTACAATGCTGCGCTACCGTTGCTTTCTGAGTTTCAACATGGTTTTGTCAAGAAGCGCTCAACAACAACGAATCTCATGGCGTTCACCAATTTTCTAACATCGGAAATCGAGAGCAAACAGCAAGTGGACGCTATATACTTTGATTTCTCCAAAGCTTTCGATAAAGTTCCGCATGAGCTGACGGTTGCAAAACTCAAGCATTTGGGTTTTCCACACTGGGTAACCGAGTGGTTGCACTCCTATCTGACTGGGCGTAAGGCGTTCGTTAACATCAATGGCACGAATTCTCGCACTTTTGCTATTACATGTGGTGTGCGTGTGCTCCAGGGCAGTATTTTGGGACCActtatttttgtttggtttatTAACGATCTATGTTTTCGACTAAAAGCTGGAAAGTTGCTATACGCCGATGACTTAAAAAAATTCCGAATCATAAAGTCTCACCTAGACTGCTGCGCGCTGCAAGCTGACATCGAGGAGTTAAGGTTGTGGTGTATCGATAACGGGATGGAATTGAACATCAAAAAGTGTAAGTCAATCACATTTACTCGTCGACAGTCTCGCGTTGATTTTGAATATGTATTCGGTCGGATTGGATAGCTTGGAACGCGTCGAGACTATTTGTCACCTTGGGGTAATGATTGACAGCAAGCTTCGATTTATCACACATGTAAGCACTACTATCGCAAAGGGAACTAGGGAACAGGTTAAGCAGAGTGGCGCAACGAATTAGCGTCGGAATCGAGAAGAAAATACGGAACAACTAGTATAACTTGCACGTGTGTTTTATTAATAGCAAACTTTTGGAATGACATTTTACAGTTATACTTTTCTCTTCTGCCCCTGAAGCTCGGGTTAGCACTAATGCATCAGCGCCCGGTGACTGAATACACCAACACTCCTCCTCGCTGATCACTTGCTGCTCGATGAGCGCTTCGGACACAATCCTAGTTTCTCCGCGAACGACTGCATCTTAATAGCGCCCAGCGGCATAGTGAAGCGAGAGTCCGTTATTAAAGACTTGGGTATTCTATTGGATTCGAAATTAACGTTCAAGGACCACATTTCATACGTAACATCGAAAGCATCGGCTCAACTAGGCTTCATCTTCCGTGTGGCTAAAAAGTTTAGAGACGTATATTGCCTGAAAGCTCTGTACTGTTTTGAGATAATGGATTCAAACACTTTCGAGAGAGCGCATAGTATGCTTATCGGACGATAGTCATTATCGGTAGCAGGATTTCCAATTTTACCTTTTGATATAATCCTTGCTCTTTTCAGATCTACGGGGAACAACAATCTACGGGAAACAATGGAACTCCGTCTTCAACCGCTTCCTGAACTTGTGCGCCAAGTTCTAGAAATCTGGCGTCTCGGCTGATGAGAACTTTTCCGGTTTTCCTATCCAGGAACCTGGACGCCTTTGACCCGCATTCATATCCGATGAACGTTAGTTTCTGCGCCCGCTTGTCCATCTTCTTGCGTTTCACATCCGGGATGTAAATGTACGCATCGCATCCGAACAccttaagggccgatgcccacgtagcggtttttcaacgccacgtgcacgcagcgttaaaataacacttgtgtgcatcggcgtggtgacgctgcgttaccgctttttcccgatgcacaccagcgtctttttgacgccacgtgcactctgcgttgaaatggcgctacgtgggcatcgagccttAGCTCGCCAAGGTTCGGTTTCTTTCCGCTTCACAGTTCCATTGGAGTCTTTCCAACCGATCTCGAAGGTAGTCGGTTTTGTATGTACCCGGCCGCAGCAATTGCTTCGCCCCAGTACCGCTTTTCTAGTTTGGCGTCTAGGAGCATACACACCGCCATCTCCTGAAGGTATCTATTCCGGCGTTCAGCAACACCATTTTGCTGAGGGCGTAACCAGCTGTCAGCTCCATCCGAATACCTTCGCCGCGATAAAATTGCTTGAGCTCTTTATTGACGAATTCCGCTTCTCGATCGGATCGAATCGCCTGCGGCTTACGCCCAAACTGAGTTTCTACCAGTTTCACAAAACTTCTGATGCAGTCCTTTGCTTCTCCTTTGTCCTTCAATAGGTACAAAACTAGGTACCGACTAAAGTCATCAATTAGTACCATGAAATATCGGTTGCCTCCCGGAGTGACATTAGCCATTGGCCCACACAAAACCGTGAATGAGCTGCAAAGGTTCCGTAGTCTTTCGATCTGCCTTCTTGGAAAACGGCGGGCGAGAAAACTTTCCCTCCAGGCAGCAGTCACAGGCGACATTCTGTCCGCAGTCCACCAACTTCATTCCCGTGGCCAATTGCTCCTTCGAAATGCGATCAATCACTGCTGGATCACGATGGCCAAACCTTCTGTGCCATGTATGCTAGCAATTCACGGAATGACATGCATTTGACACCGCTGCACGTTCCTGATCCATTGCGCTCACCTACCGCTACAACCTGCTCCAACTTGTCAATAATTTCAACTGCATCTTTCTTGAAGAGTACCTTATAGCCATTATCCGCAATTTTGCTCACCGAAATGAGTCCACTATCGAGATCTGGTACGTACAAAACGTTGTTTAGACGAACATCCACCGGTTTGCCAGCACCATCCAAACACTTGACGGTTCCGCTACCGTGACCTCCAGATTTTGTGTGGTTTCCATTGGCCATTGTAACCTGAACGCAATTAGACTCGTCCAGAGTATCAAAAAATGCATCACTGTTTGCCATATGGCACGACGTACCGCTATCCACAGTCCGCGAATTGCCTTTCTTCCTCGACGAACAGCTGACATAACTCTCCTCCTGCGCGATAAAACTCACCGGTTCCCTTTCGGTATTTACCACTTGCTTGCCCTTGAACTTATTTCGCCGACCTTGTTTACCGTTTCCGGAAGATGCTGCTCCATCCTGCGACGACTTCATAGCACGCCACTTGTAACAATCCTTCTTGAAATGGCCAGACTGcttgcagaaaaaaacatattttgtttgAATTCTGCGCCTTGTGCACCTGCTCGCCACCAGCTCCTTTGTTGTCCCTTTCACAGCGCTTgtgaaattcatccaaaagcTTCGACTTGACGAGCTGCATCGTTATATCGGCGTCCGGCCGTGCCTCCAGTGCCGATGCCAggaagcgatttttttttttttagcaagggtaaacggaaatctgcatccagacacctgaggaggttaactcaggtagtgtggggatgggtatgttacccgacccactaaaaccaaaaccctttcgccagtccatACCTCCGGCCCGctattaagca comes from Armigeres subalbatus isolate Guangzhou_Male chromosome 2, GZ_Asu_2, whole genome shotgun sequence and encodes:
- the LOC134211822 gene encoding FAD synthase yields the protein MNLKFDLRGKLEQTIQLLQQAYSTYKPEEIFLSFNGGKDCTVLLDITIRLLGDIISCKDIQCVYMQPMEPFEEVEDFIGYCKKHYGIEIRTMKGGIKTILQQICDKNPNIKACLMGSRRTDPYCENLQLMQETDPGWPKLMRISPLLDWNCTDIWEYIQSNKVHYCSLYDRGYTSIGDKTNTIPNPNLKRIGKAGELYYLPAYHLSDADKFERAGRL